A single window of Acetohalobium arabaticum DSM 5501 DNA harbors:
- a CDS encoding M42 family metallopeptidase: MKEIIKRLTEAYGPSGHEEEIRNLIRSELEDEVDEIRVDKLGNLITYKEGSSDKKVMLAAHMDEIGLIVTHIDEDGFIRFSNVGGVSPYILLGERVIFGNGLEGVISKEELDSIKKLRFSKMYIDVGLDSKEDVKEEINIGDVATYKREFSDLGDRLLAKSLDNRAGCALLIETIKNLSTLANDTYFVFTVQEEVGIRGAQTSAFGINPDLGIAVDVTGTGDTPESRRMAVSLGEGPAIKVKDRSVITHPKVKDLMVSTAEEQEISYQLEVLEFGGTDAGSIHLTRKGVPTGVLSIPARYIHTPSEVVDYSDVENGVKLLDSILQKEV; this comes from the coding sequence TTGAAAGAGATAATTAAACGTCTAACAGAAGCTTATGGACCTTCCGGTCATGAAGAAGAGATAAGAAACTTAATTAGATCTGAGCTTGAAGATGAAGTGGATGAGATTAGAGTAGATAAGTTGGGAAATTTAATTACTTATAAGGAAGGAAGCAGTGATAAAAAGGTAATGCTGGCCGCCCATATGGATGAGATAGGCTTGATAGTTACCCATATTGATGAAGATGGATTCATTAGATTTTCTAATGTCGGCGGTGTTTCGCCTTATATCTTATTGGGAGAGAGGGTGATTTTTGGAAATGGTTTAGAAGGAGTTATTAGTAAAGAGGAGTTAGATAGCATTAAAAAATTAAGGTTCAGCAAGATGTATATTGATGTAGGGTTAGATAGTAAAGAGGACGTAAAAGAAGAAATTAATATCGGTGATGTGGCTACCTATAAACGTGAATTTTCTGATTTAGGCGATAGGTTGCTTGCTAAATCGCTGGATAATAGAGCCGGCTGTGCTCTTTTAATTGAAACTATTAAGAATCTCTCGACTTTAGCTAATGATACTTATTTTGTTTTTACTGTTCAAGAAGAAGTGGGAATTAGAGGAGCCCAGACTTCAGCTTTTGGAATCAATCCTGACTTAGGGATTGCAGTTGATGTAACCGGCACTGGTGATACACCAGAGTCAAGAAGAATGGCGGTTTCGTTAGGAGAAGGACCAGCAATTAAGGTTAAGGATAGATCGGTGATTACCCATCCTAAAGTTAAAGATTTAATGGTATCGACGGCTGAAGAACAAGAGATTTCTTATCAGTTGGAGGTTTTGGAGTTTGGTGGTACTGATGCCGGTAGTATTCATCTAACACGTAAGGGAGTACCGACTGGAGTCTTATCCATTCCGGCTCGTTATATTCATACTCCAAGCGAAGTAGTGGATTATAGTGATGTAGAGAATGGCGTCAAGTTGCTGGATAGTATTCTACAGAAAGAGGTTTAG
- a CDS encoding M42 family metallopeptidase, with product MLLGKLSEAVGISGAEDEVRDLIKEEVADYVDEVKTDALGNLITYKEGNPSLPTLLVAAHMDEIGLMITNIEKNGLLSFKPVGAVDKRILVSKQVVIGDDKVPGVIGAKAIHLQKPAERRKPLRIKQLYIDIGAKDEQAAKKLVQIGDTATFSTKFSQLNDKTVKGKAFDDRVGCSLLIKLLKQNYNFPVYGIFSVQEEVGLRGAGPAVYDLEPDLALVLEGTTASDVPESKEHAYSTTVGEGPALTIMDATIIPNRSLLQEIITVAEKEEIDYQFRKSTAAGTDAGRVHLSKEGIPTAVISVPVRYIHSPASMLNLDDYQTTHDLVDKFSVKLAQGGISLERDN from the coding sequence ATGCTTTTAGGTAAGTTATCTGAGGCAGTAGGAATTTCAGGGGCAGAAGATGAAGTAAGAGATCTTATTAAAGAAGAAGTAGCCGATTATGTTGATGAAGTCAAGACTGATGCGTTGGGCAATTTGATTACTTATAAAGAAGGTAATCCGTCTTTACCAACATTACTGGTAGCGGCCCATATGGATGAAATTGGTTTAATGATTACAAATATAGAAAAGAATGGTCTTTTAAGCTTCAAACCAGTAGGGGCTGTCGATAAAAGAATTCTGGTTTCAAAACAGGTAGTAATCGGTGATGATAAAGTTCCAGGCGTGATTGGTGCTAAAGCAATTCATTTACAGAAGCCTGCTGAACGCAGAAAACCGCTTCGGATTAAGCAGCTATATATTGATATTGGGGCTAAGGATGAACAGGCTGCTAAGAAGTTGGTCCAGATAGGTGATACTGCTACTTTTAGTACGAAGTTTTCTCAGTTAAATGACAAGACAGTAAAAGGAAAAGCCTTTGATGACCGAGTCGGCTGTTCATTATTAATTAAGTTACTCAAGCAGAATTATAATTTTCCTGTTTATGGTATCTTTTCTGTACAGGAGGAAGTTGGACTTAGAGGAGCAGGTCCGGCTGTCTATGATCTTGAACCTGATTTAGCTTTAGTTTTAGAGGGGACTACTGCCTCTGATGTGCCGGAAAGTAAGGAACATGCCTACTCTACTACAGTTGGAGAAGGACCTGCGTTAACTATAATGGATGCTACAATAATTCCTAACCGCAGTCTGCTGCAGGAGATTATTACTGTAGCTGAAAAAGAGGAAATAGATTATCAGTTCAGAAAGTCTACAGCTGCGGGAACTGATGCCGGCCGGGTTCATCTCTCAAAAGAAGGAATTCCAACGGCAGTTATCTCTGTTCCGGTACGCTATATACATTCGCCTGCTTCTATGTTAAATCTGGATGATTATCAAACGACTCACGATTTAGTTGATAAATTTTCTGTAAAATTAGCCCAAGGAGGTATTAGTCTTGAAAGAGATAATTAA
- a CDS encoding M42 family metallopeptidase has product MENRDFLEKLSGYTGVSGREEKVAEIIRGSFSDYTDEIKTDTLGNLIALKEGEDKRKDKLQIMLAAHMDEIGLMVKDIDDDGFIKFTTVGGIDQRTLVGQEVTIYGKKAIKGIIGAKPPHVQEKEERNKAVKIEDMYIDVGRDNKEVTDLVSVGDLAVIERRFSELDGNRVSGKALDDRSGVTVILECLKELQRLHHTADVYPTATVQEEVGVRGATTSTYGIVPDIGIVIDVGHGKMPGTSEEDTAKLGDGPVIVLGPQIHPKLHKKLKEIANEYEIPYQINAETTPRGTDAFAVQVTRSGIPTALISIPLRYMHTSVETLDLTDIKQAGRLLANFINQVDAEFVEGLRCF; this is encoded by the coding sequence TTGGAAAATAGAGATTTTCTTGAGAAATTATCCGGTTATACTGGAGTTTCAGGTAGAGAAGAAAAAGTTGCAGAAATTATAAGAGGGAGCTTCAGTGATTATACTGATGAAATCAAGACTGATACATTAGGTAATTTAATTGCTTTAAAAGAAGGAGAAGATAAAAGAAAAGATAAGCTCCAGATTATGTTGGCTGCTCATATGGATGAAATTGGTTTAATGGTTAAAGATATAGATGATGATGGATTTATTAAGTTTACTACTGTAGGTGGAATTGATCAGCGAACCCTTGTTGGACAAGAGGTAACTATATATGGTAAGAAGGCTATTAAGGGGATTATTGGAGCTAAACCGCCTCATGTTCAGGAAAAGGAGGAGAGAAATAAGGCAGTTAAGATAGAGGATATGTATATAGATGTAGGTCGAGATAATAAAGAAGTAACTGACTTAGTTTCTGTTGGAGACTTAGCAGTGATTGAACGTCGGTTTAGTGAGTTAGATGGTAACAGAGTTAGCGGTAAAGCATTGGATGATAGATCAGGTGTGACGGTAATACTGGAATGTCTAAAGGAGCTGCAGCGTTTACATCATACAGCTGATGTCTATCCGACGGCTACTGTACAGGAAGAAGTAGGAGTCAGAGGAGCAACTACCAGCACCTACGGAATTGTACCTGATATCGGAATTGTAATCGATGTCGGCCATGGCAAGATGCCGGGTACTTCTGAGGAGGATACAGCCAAGTTAGGTGATGGGCCAGTAATTGTTTTAGGCCCCCAGATACATCCTAAATTGCATAAAAAGTTAAAAGAGATAGCTAATGAATATGAGATTCCTTATCAAATTAATGCTGAAACTACTCCTCGCGGGACAGATGCCTTTGCTGTTCAGGTTACGAGAAGCGGCATTCCCACTGCTTTAATTTCGATTCCTCTTCGCTATATGCATACTTCGGTAGAAACTTTGGATTTAACAGATATTAAACAGGCTGGTCGCCTGTTGGCTAACTTTATTAATCAGGTTGACGCTGAGTTTGTGGAGGGATTAAGATGCTTTTAG
- a CDS encoding VanW family protein → MKNKTLQSIILIIILFLLPLILNSTDPNYHKSKIKRNIKIKLKNQKFNLFSTINFPNQNTLQLNVNKTSKQVSLLSIYTTPLKDDNPQRTNNIRIALQKLNNRIIQPQEEFSFNQQIGNLTPENGYQPAPAIINNRLQPAYGGGVCQASSTLYNTLLQAELKITERHPHSSPVDYVPQDRDATIVPNVKDLKFKNNKESPILIRSEILENKVVIFLFKIHNSEYSLNRLNKSYSF, encoded by the coding sequence ATGAAGAACAAAACTCTACAGAGTATAATTCTAATTATTATATTATTCCTTCTACCGCTTATACTTAACAGTACAGATCCAAATTATCATAAATCAAAAATAAAAAGAAATATTAAAATTAAACTAAAGAACCAAAAATTTAATCTTTTTTCAACTATAAATTTTCCAAACCAGAATACTCTCCAGCTTAATGTAAATAAAACTTCTAAACAGGTCAGCCTTTTGAGCATCTATACAACTCCTCTTAAAGATGATAATCCTCAGCGAACCAATAATATTAGAATTGCCTTACAAAAATTAAATAACAGAATAATTCAGCCCCAAGAAGAATTTTCATTTAACCAACAGATTGGTAATCTAACTCCAGAAAATGGTTATCAACCGGCTCCAGCTATTATTAATAACCGTCTCCAGCCGGCCTACGGGGGTGGAGTCTGTCAGGCTTCTTCCACTTTATATAATACTCTACTACAAGCTGAATTAAAAATCACAGAAAGACATCCCCACTCTTCTCCAGTTGATTATGTGCCACAAGACAGGGATGCTACTATAGTTCCAAATGTTAAAGATTTAAAATTCAAGAATAACAAAGAATCCCCCATCCTGATCAGAAGTGAAATTCTTGAAAACAAGGTAGTTATCTTCTTATTTAAAATTCATAATTCTGAGTATAGTTTAAATCGACTGAATAAATCCTATTCATTCTGA
- a CDS encoding DUF4899 domain-containing protein yields the protein MDSKIQVIQENSDLDETEAELALDLAEGDIEEALQMVDYVDKPFFALHIKFETEGSNKVYGLVNLIGNGKEGEILRLNVITTYKRELWSIGVDINNKVFDRTIEEVKEGSGTTYDKDIRNSFTDELNSAQLFELFTNVKEDCLPGIKGMIRDLLNPIFNKKIELEIGTGLLTKTQLARKTTVEFDDNKEDEEEETENMQLSIYLKSVPVISAIKGCKVKELEIGDEILVRIIDEREVGRYLAELISTEEKGVAVGKITDIHFNEQSDRYTLMLEFGPKIYGKLLVKGEIKIALRDKQEETNIGFELGFPIGLILLFLLLVIIIILLLLYI from the coding sequence ATGGATTCCAAAATACAGGTGATTCAAGAGAATAGTGATCTTGATGAAACAGAAGCAGAGTTAGCTCTGGATTTGGCTGAGGGAGATATTGAAGAAGCGTTGCAGATGGTTGATTATGTAGATAAACCATTCTTTGCTTTACATATTAAGTTTGAAACTGAAGGAAGTAATAAGGTTTATGGCTTAGTTAATTTAATTGGTAATGGCAAGGAGGGAGAAATATTAAGGCTAAATGTAATTACTACTTACAAACGGGAGCTGTGGAGTATAGGGGTAGATATTAATAATAAAGTCTTTGATAGGACAATTGAAGAGGTTAAAGAAGGAAGCGGAACTACATATGATAAAGATATTAGAAATTCTTTTACTGATGAACTGAATTCAGCCCAGCTGTTTGAATTATTTACTAATGTTAAAGAGGACTGTCTGCCAGGGATCAAAGGAATGATCCGGGACCTTCTAAATCCTATTTTTAATAAGAAGATTGAGTTAGAGATTGGAACAGGTTTATTGACCAAAACACAGTTAGCTCGAAAGACAACAGTTGAATTTGATGATAATAAGGAAGATGAGGAAGAAGAAACAGAAAATATGCAGTTATCTATTTATCTTAAGTCTGTTCCGGTTATTTCAGCAATTAAAGGATGTAAAGTTAAGGAGCTGGAGATAGGAGATGAGATTTTAGTCAGAATTATTGATGAACGGGAAGTAGGTCGTTATTTAGCAGAACTAATCAGTACTGAAGAAAAGGGCGTTGCTGTGGGTAAGATTACAGATATTCATTTTAATGAACAATCGGACCGATATACCTTGATGTTGGAGTTTGGACCTAAAATTTACGGGAAATTGTTAGTTAAGGGAGAGATAAAGATAGCGTTAAGAGATAAACAGGAAGAAACCAATATAGGATTTGAGCTGGGTTTCCCTATAGGTTTAATATTGTTGTTTCTTCTGTTAGTAATTATAATTATTCTTTTATTATTGTATATTTAA
- a CDS encoding UPF0182 family protein, whose translation MNSIRRIIFIIVIAGLILGSLALLGINFYTDWLWFSSIEYLSVFKTIFFTNIWIKLGIMLFFTVFVFINLLITKKEILDYKQREENVEYIDDPLADQRNSFLELVTSRNLTWVFLGVSILVSLLFSSISSDVWRIVKEFLNSTPFNITDPIFNNDIGFYIFELPFYKFIYQLLTILLVVSGVLSAVIYLFINSKQLLTRNITQGSRAKYHLSVLVALFMLLKAWGYLLSRYDLLYSTRGVAFGASYTDVNASLFALNVLAVLAALVAVFMIINIFTKNLKLVFGGIIVLLVASILLGSIYPQIIQQFNVEPNELTKERPYIKYNIQMTKEAYNLDEIEESPYPVQGKLRYEDIENNPETISNIRLWDSRPLKSTYSQLQEMRLYYNFADIDIDRYEIDGEYRQVMLSPRELNQDQLPSRANTWINRKLKYTHGFGVAMNLANRVSPEGLPDFLIKNIPPKSETDLNITEPRIYYGEQTNNYVVANNQEQEFDYPMGDQNAYNTYQGSGGVQLDSIIKQLAFASRFSSAKMILNGDISSESRLLFYRNIQQRVNKIAPFLSYDSDPYMVIGDDGKLYWMQDAYTTTDMYPYSEPYNNSLNYIRNSVKVVIDAYTGETNFYIIDDSDPLVQTYSKIFPELFKPFAEMSDDLKNHIRYPEDLFKIQTQLYSTYHMTNPTVFYNKEDLWKIPTEKLAGNTVEMQPYYTIMQLPEHKEEEFLLMQPFTPNRKNNMISWLAARSDQEDYGKLLLYKFPKQRLIYGPMQIESRIDQNSTISRQLSLWDQKGSRVIRGNLLVIPIEDSILYVEPIYLQSDQSDLPEMKRVIVSDGNRVVMARNLDLAFAKLFEGEADAPDVPEEEIEQEIIGVQNLTERALELYNEAQTNLQEGNWTEYGEAIEELRSILEDLKSETE comes from the coding sequence TTGAATTCGATAAGGAGAATAATTTTTATAATAGTTATTGCGGGATTAATTCTTGGTTCGCTTGCTTTATTAGGGATTAATTTTTATACTGATTGGCTTTGGTTTAGCAGTATAGAGTACCTATCAGTCTTCAAAACAATCTTTTTTACTAATATCTGGATTAAGTTAGGGATTATGCTCTTTTTTACTGTCTTTGTTTTTATCAATCTGTTGATTACTAAGAAAGAAATTTTAGATTATAAGCAGAGAGAAGAAAATGTGGAATATATTGATGATCCGTTGGCAGACCAGAGAAATTCATTTTTAGAATTGGTTACTAGTAGAAATTTAACCTGGGTGTTTTTAGGGGTCAGTATTCTGGTTAGTCTGTTGTTTAGTTCGATCAGTTCCGATGTCTGGCGGATAGTAAAGGAATTTCTAAATAGTACTCCATTTAATATTACTGATCCTATCTTTAATAATGATATCGGTTTTTATATTTTTGAATTACCATTCTATAAGTTTATTTATCAATTATTAACTATTTTATTAGTGGTTAGTGGTGTGTTATCAGCTGTAATTTATCTATTCATTAATTCTAAACAGCTATTGACGCGGAATATTACGCAGGGTTCGCGGGCTAAATACCATCTTTCTGTCTTAGTAGCATTATTTATGCTGCTTAAGGCCTGGGGCTATCTATTATCCAGGTATGATCTGCTTTATTCTACCCGGGGAGTTGCCTTTGGAGCCAGTTATACTGATGTGAATGCCAGCTTATTTGCTTTAAATGTTTTAGCTGTACTAGCAGCTTTAGTAGCTGTGTTTATGATTATCAATATTTTTACCAAGAATTTAAAGTTGGTTTTTGGAGGAATAATAGTTTTACTGGTTGCTTCAATTCTATTAGGCAGTATCTATCCACAGATAATTCAGCAGTTTAATGTAGAGCCTAATGAATTGACTAAAGAGCGGCCTTATATTAAGTATAATATTCAGATGACTAAAGAAGCATATAATTTAGATGAAATTGAAGAAAGTCCTTATCCCGTACAAGGGAAATTAAGATATGAGGATATTGAGAATAATCCGGAAACAATTAGCAATATTAGACTCTGGGATAGCCGGCCTCTAAAATCGACTTATAGTCAGCTACAGGAGATGAGACTCTATTATAATTTTGCTGATATTGATATCGACCGGTATGAGATCGATGGAGAATATCGTCAGGTAATGTTGTCACCGAGAGAATTAAATCAGGATCAACTGCCGAGTCGAGCTAACACTTGGATTAACCGTAAGTTGAAGTACACACATGGTTTTGGTGTAGCTATGAACTTAGCCAATCGTGTTAGTCCTGAGGGGTTGCCTGACTTTTTAATTAAGAATATACCTCCTAAATCGGAGACGGATTTAAATATTACTGAGCCCAGAATTTATTATGGAGAACAGACTAATAACTATGTTGTAGCCAATAATCAAGAACAAGAATTTGATTATCCGATGGGGGACCAGAATGCTTATAATACTTATCAGGGTTCAGGTGGAGTTCAGTTAGATTCGATTATTAAGCAGTTAGCTTTCGCTTCTAGATTCAGTAGTGCTAAGATGATTTTAAATGGTGATATCAGCAGTGAGAGCCGCTTGCTTTTCTATCGTAATATTCAACAGCGGGTTAATAAGATTGCTCCTTTCTTAAGTTATGATAGTGACCCTTATATGGTTATAGGTGATGATGGGAAGTTATACTGGATGCAGGATGCTTATACTACTACTGATATGTATCCTTATTCTGAGCCTTATAATAATTCCCTTAACTATATTCGAAATTCAGTGAAGGTGGTTATTGATGCCTATACGGGAGAGACTAATTTCTATATTATTGATGATTCTGATCCATTAGTTCAGACCTATAGTAAGATATTCCCTGAGTTATTTAAGCCGTTTGCCGAGATGTCTGACGATTTAAAGAATCATATTAGATATCCGGAGGATTTATTCAAAATTCAGACTCAGTTATATAGTACCTATCATATGACTAATCCGACTGTATTTTATAATAAGGAGGATTTATGGAAGATTCCTACTGAGAAGCTAGCCGGAAATACTGTTGAGATGCAGCCGTACTATACAATTATGCAGCTTCCTGAACACAAGGAAGAAGAGTTTCTTTTGATGCAGCCTTTTACTCCTAACAGAAAGAATAATATGATTTCCTGGTTGGCAGCTAGATCTGATCAGGAGGATTATGGTAAGTTATTACTTTATAAGTTTCCTAAGCAGCGCTTAATCTATGGGCCGATGCAGATTGAGTCGAGGATAGATCAGAATTCAACCATTTCTCGCCAGCTTAGTCTCTGGGACCAGAAAGGTTCAAGAGTAATACGGGGTAATCTGCTGGTTATTCCGATTGAGGATTCGATTTTATATGTAGAACCGATCTATCTCCAGTCTGATCAAAGTGATCTTCCGGAAATGAAGCGGGTTATTGTTTCGGATGGTAATCGAGTAGTCATGGCCCGTAATCTAGATTTAGCTTTTGCTAAACTATTTGAAGGTGAAGCTGATGCACCTGATGTACCAGAGGAAGAAATAGAACAGGAAATAATTGGAGTGCAGAATTTAACTGAACGTGCCTTAGAGCTTTATAATGAAGCTCAGACTAATCTTCAGGAGGGAAACTGGACTGAATACGGTGAAGCAATTGAAGAATTAAGATCAATCTTAGAAGATTTAAAAAGTGAAACTGAATAA
- a CDS encoding methyltetrahydrofolate cobalamin methyltransferase → MIIIGERINGMFNDIGEAIKNEDPEPIQEWAVKQVEAGADYLDANVGPAVEDSPEVMKWLVEVIQDEVDAPVALDTTNVDAIEAGLEVHEGSAMINSTTAQPEKMESILPLVAEYDANVIGLAMDKSGVPKDAETRTAKAMEIIANADARGIPMENLFIDPLILPVNVAQDHAPEVLETIQRVKKLADPAPNTVLGLSNVSQNCNNMKLINRTFLVMAMAVGLDSVIAEANDEDLIDAVATAEIVLNNDVYCDSFLNQFRKK, encoded by the coding sequence ATGATTATTATTGGAGAAAGAATTAATGGAATGTTCAATGACATTGGGGAAGCAATTAAGAATGAAGATCCAGAGCCAATTCAAGAGTGGGCTGTAAAGCAGGTAGAAGCAGGAGCTGACTATCTTGATGCTAATGTAGGGCCGGCTGTTGAAGATTCTCCTGAGGTAATGAAGTGGTTAGTAGAGGTTATTCAGGATGAAGTTGATGCTCCAGTAGCACTTGATACTACTAATGTTGATGCTATTGAAGCTGGACTGGAAGTTCATGAGGGAAGTGCTATGATTAATTCTACTACTGCTCAGCCAGAAAAAATGGAATCAATCTTGCCATTAGTAGCAGAGTATGATGCTAACGTAATCGGTCTAGCTATGGATAAGAGTGGAGTACCTAAGGATGCTGAAACTAGAACTGCTAAGGCAATGGAGATTATAGCTAATGCGGATGCCCGCGGTATCCCTATGGAGAATCTATTCATTGATCCATTAATTCTACCGGTAAATGTAGCTCAGGATCATGCACCAGAAGTATTAGAAACAATTCAGCGAGTAAAGAAGCTTGCTGATCCAGCACCGAATACTGTGTTAGGTTTAAGTAATGTTTCTCAGAATTGTAATAACATGAAGTTAATTAACCGTACTTTCTTAGTTATGGCTATGGCAGTCGGCTTGGATTCAGTTATTGCTGAGGCTAATGATGAAGATTTAATTGATGCTGTTGCAACTGCTGAAATTGTACTAAATAATGACGTTTATTGTGATTCCTTCTTAAATCAATTCAGAAAAAAATAA